GCGCATGGTGCGGGGAACAATCGCTCAAGCTCGGGCGACGAATCTCGCATCATTCGCATGGGATATGGCGCAGACGCGCTATACACTCGCTGGGCTACCCGCTCGCTTCGACGTTGGAGGGCATTGTTTCATGCAACCGGCCAAACCCTGTTCGTAAATACAGGCGTCTTGTGGCTCAGCTCGGAGTTGGATCGCTACACTCAAGACCTCTTACGCACGCTTGCGACAGAAGGCATCCCGTACGAAGAGCTCTCGACAAGCGAGCTAACCGCCCGATTTCCGCAGATCAATGTCGATGACGTCGCGTTCGGAATCCTCGAGCCGGAAAGCGGTGTCCTGCTAGCACGTCGTGCAGTGCAGGCCGTGCTCGACGACGCGATTCGATTGGGCGTGCAATATGCGATCGACGCTGTGGCTCCACTCCAATCCGCCAACGGGAATCTTGCGCATGTCCGAACCAGAAGCGGAGAGGACATTAGCGGAGGAACATTCGTGTTTTCGTGCGGTGCATGGCTGCCACAACTCTTTCCTGAGCTTTTGGGAAGCCGGATTTTTCCTACGCGGCAGGAAGTGTTCTATTTCGGGACGCCGCCTGGAGCCCGCGGATTCAAGCCGCCGCGGATGCCAGTCTGGTTACACCATCAAGATGACATGTACGGACTGCCTGACATCGAAAATCGCGGGATAAAAGTTGCCAGCGACCGGCACGGGGAGCCCTTCGATCCTGAAACGGGCGATCGCACAGTCAGCGAAAGCGGAGAGCAAGAAGTTCGGGCGTATCTTTGTCACAGATTCCCATGGCTCAAACGTGCGCCCTTAACTGAAACTCGCGTGTGCCAATACGAGAACACGTCGAATGGCGATTTTCTAATTGATCGCCATCCTGACATTGAGAACGTCTGGCTTGTCGGAGGAGGCTCCGGGCATGGATTCAAACACGGGCCGGCCGTCGGGGAATATTTAGTGGGAAGAATTCTCGAGACGACTCCTCCAGAGACTCGTTTTTTACTCATGCGAAAGCGGTTGGTGCAGCAAAGAACGGTCTATTGAAAATCAATCGCAGGAGTTCGCGGAGAAGCGGTTAATAGTCTAGCTTCATAGGCAGGCGATGCATCACGGCTTGCTCCGCCAGACCCATCAGAACCGACATTCCGAAGCGGGCCGACACCTCGAATGGAGCATTCTTTGGTCCGCCGTCCAGCTTCCATTGCTTGAAGTCTTCAGGCGTGCCTCTTAAGGTTATTCCGTTCAACTCCCGAAGCTGGCTGAGAAGAGTGGTGCTCCATCCCATCCAGAGCTCTTTGCCGGTGATGTATCCGGCTTTGAAGACGAATTGGTTGTCGCCCGGTAGCCAGAGTTCAGGGAACAGAACCTGTGAGTACTTCGTCTTGAAGCCTTCCGCAGTAGATTTGCGATAGGCTTCGTCCTTATTGAGATCTTCCGGCACAACATCTGGCAACCTCACTTCCGGATGCTCATCGTGGGCGGCCAGCAGCGCAACGGCGGAATAACAATCCCAAGCTGGCTTTTCTGTGAAGTACTCCGAGGAGTTATCTTCCATCCACCGCAGTGGCTGCTTGAGAGCTTCCGCGAGGCCCGACTGCCAGGCAACGACAGCTTCACGAATTTGATCGGCGGAGAGTCTTGGCGAGCTGTCGGTCGAAGGTGGTCGAACGATCTGGCACTTCAGGCCGTTGATTCGAGCGTACTGTTGTACAACCGTTTCCCAATTGCCGGTGTGATAGCGCGTGAGTGGACCGACATAGATGTCGAGGCCCATCGCTTATCTTTTCGCGGAAAGAATGCCCAGGACGTCGCGTAGGCCTTGCTTGATGCTACGCAGATCGGTGCCGTTCGAAACGGGGACGGCGAATGGCAAAGCAGTCTGTGAGCGGTCCCGCTTGGATTCTGATTTGATGAATTGGCGGGCGCCGTTAATCGTGTACCCCTCCTCGTAGAGAAGCTTTTTTACGCGGACGATGTTCTCGACGTCCTTGCGGCGATAGAGGCGTTGTCCGGTATTGCTCTTGTTGGGCTTGAGTTGAGGAAACTCGGTCTCCCAGAAGCGGAGTACATAAGCAGGCAGTGAGCAGAGCTTCGATACTTCGCCGATGCGAAAGAAAAGCTTCTCAGGGATGACGATCTCTTCCCCTGGCTTTCGCTTCGTTCGGGAGATTGCCGCCCTTGTACCCACGAGCGCATAGTATGTCGCGACCGAGGGAAAGGTCAACCAAAACTGAAAGGGATTTTCACCACGGAGGCACGGAGGCACGGAGAAAAAACAATCCACTGGAAGGAACCACTTTCGACTAGAACCGCGTGATTAGCGACAGCCCACTATTCTCAAGTTTCTTGCGTTCATTGCATTTCTCCGTGCCTCCGTGTCTCCGTGGTGAATGGATCTTTCGCCACAAAATGAAAAAGGCCTTCGACGTTGCGAAGGCCGCAAATCAGTTTGCCTGGCAGCAGTTATTTCTTTTTCGCTGCTTTCTTCTTTGTGGCCTTCTTTTTCATTGGCATGGTTATGTTCCTCCTTGTGGAACGTTCTCCCTTGATTTTGGAGAAGCTGCGAAAGCTGCTCCGCTTATTGCGTGGCCCCACTAACTACCACAAGATATTGTGCTCACTCTTTTCGGATGTCAAGAAATATTCATAAAAGTTCCGGCTCTTATAATCGCGATTCACATGCCCGATCCGGTTGAACTCGAAATTTTTCGCGAGCTTTTTCACTCGATCGCAGAAGAGATGGGCGCCTCGTTGCGACGCAGCGCGTTTTCTCCGAACATTCGAGAGCGGCGCGATTACTCATGCGCAGTCTTCGATCGGAGTGCGCAAGTAATCGCGATGGGCGATCACATGCCGGTCCATCTTGGTTCGATGCCGATGTCGGTGCGAGCCGTGATCGAGCGCTTGGATCTTGGTCCCGGTGACGTCGCGATGGTGAACGATCCTTTCGCCGGCGGCACGCATTTGCCAGACATCACACTAGTGGCTCCTGTTCACATCTCTCCGCGAAAGTCTTTAACCAGGAAACCCGATTTCTACGTTGCCTCACGCGCGCATCATGCGGATGTCGGCGGAGCAGCGGCTGGATCAATGGGACTCTCGCGCGAGATCTATCAGGAAGGACTGCGTATTCCGCCTGTCTTTCTTGTTCGCGCGGGAGCGATGCAACAGGATGTTCTAGAGATGGTCCTGGCGAATGTTCGTACTCCAGAGGAGCGTGAGGGGGATTTGGGCGCGCAGATAGCTGCCTGCAACACTGGAGCGCGACGACTGCAGGAGGTCTGCGAGCGTTATGGCCTGGCGCGCGTGCGCCGCGCTACTGAGGAACTGCAGGACTATGCCGAGCAGATGACGCGATCGCTGCTCGAAGGCGTCCCTCCCGGCGTGTATTCGGCGGAGGACTTTCTCGATAACGATGGTATCAACGATCATCCGGTGCGTGTCGCTGTCAGCATTCGAATTGACAAGCATAAGCGCGGAAACTCACAGCCGCTGGT
This Terriglobales bacterium DNA region includes the following protein-coding sequences:
- a CDS encoding FAD-dependent oxidoreductase, coding for MRAGNTDFVVIGAGVFGVWTAHALRSQGHSVMLIDAHGAGNNRSSSGDESRIIRMGYGADALYTRWATRSLRRWRALFHATGQTLFVNTGVLWLSSELDRYTQDLLRTLATEGIPYEELSTSELTARFPQINVDDVAFGILEPESGVLLARRAVQAVLDDAIRLGVQYAIDAVAPLQSANGNLAHVRTRSGEDISGGTFVFSCGAWLPQLFPELLGSRIFPTRQEVFYFGTPPGARGFKPPRMPVWLHHQDDMYGLPDIENRGIKVASDRHGEPFDPETGDRTVSESGEQEVRAYLCHRFPWLKRAPLTETRVCQYENTSNGDFLIDRHPDIENVWLVGGGSGHGFKHGPAVGEYLVGRILETTPPETRFLLMRKRLVQQRTVY
- a CDS encoding MerR family transcriptional regulator, translated to MTFPSVATYYALVGTRAAISRTKRKPGEEIVIPEKLFFRIGEVSKLCSLPAYVLRFWETEFPQLKPNKSNTGQRLYRRKDVENIVRVKKLLYEEGYTINGARQFIKSESKRDRSQTALPFAVPVSNGTDLRSIKQGLRDVLGILSAKR
- a CDS encoding hydantoinase B/oxoprolinase family protein, whose amino-acid sequence is MPDPVELEIFRELFHSIAEEMGASLRRSAFSPNIRERRDYSCAVFDRSAQVIAMGDHMPVHLGSMPMSVRAVIERLDLGPGDVAMVNDPFAGGTHLPDITLVAPVHISPRKSLTRKPDFYVASRAHHADVGGAAAGSMGLSREIYQEGLRIPPVFLVRAGAMQQDVLEMVLANVRTPEEREGDLGAQIAACNTGARRLQEVCERYGLARVRRATEELQDYAEQMTRSLLEGVPPGVYSAEDFLDNDGINDHPVRVAVSIRIDKHKRGNSQPLVTVDFAGSDPQVEGSINAVEAITYSACFYVFRCLLAEDVPAAAGIMRPIRVIAPKGTVVNADPPAAVAGGNVEMSQRIVDTLFRALAQAMPDRIPAASSGTMNNLTIGGLFPSDHARAGEPFAYYETIAGGMGARPTQDGISGVHTHMTNSLNTPAEALEYAYPFRVTKYSLRPNSGGVGRHRGGDGIVRELELRCEAEVTLLADRRLRGPYGLDGGNDGTPGRNVIIQSDGSEAPIPAKGSVRLRRGDRIRIESPGGGGWGRA